From a region of the Rhipicephalus microplus isolate Deutch F79 chromosome X, USDA_Rmic, whole genome shotgun sequence genome:
- the LOC142775327 gene encoding uncharacterized protein LOC142775327, with amino-acid sequence MAFGGVNNIIHATLHEVHQRRQQFQSSASTLEAALITHQRQQREELLQQQNVQRQQVLHQLQLEYERHTQEVAQIQAQAEAMIRAIENGQAPGFTPGFQGCGGSPPWGPPNGPGVPPSPGFEAFSGSSSPVSSPGYQQQMAFAAAQNIMQAATQEVHQRRHQFQASAAAVEAALVAHQHQQREELLQQQHVQRQQVLHQVQQEYERHTQEVAQIHAQAEAVIRAVQNGQIPSFIPGFLRFGVGPPWRPPNGPGAPPPPGAV; translated from the exons ATGGCGTTCGGCGGCGTCAACAACATCATACACGCTACATTGCACGAAGTACATCAGCGGCGCCAGCAGTTCCAGTCATCAGCCTCCACGCTCGAGGCAGCCTTGATTACTCACCAACGGCAACAACGCGAGGAACTGCTGCAGCAGCAGAATGTGCAGCGACAACAGGTGCTACATCAGCTTCAGCTGGAGTATGAACGCCACACGCAGGAAGTGGCCCAGATACAGGCACAGGCCGAAGCCATGATCCGTGCCATCGAAAACGGCCAGGCGCCAGGCTTCACCCCGGGCTTCCAAGGGTGCGGAGGCAGTCCACCGTGGGGCCCTCCGAATGGGCCCGGCGTTCCACCTTCTCCAG GTTTTGAGGCGTTCTCCGGGTCGAGCTCTCCGGTCAGCAGCCCGGGCTACCAGCAGCAGATGGCTTTCGCGGCCGCCCAGAATATCATGCAGGCTGCTACTCAGGAAGTGCATCAGCGACGGCACCAGTTTCAAGCGTCAGCAGCTGCTGTCGAGGCTGCCTTGGTCGCTCATCAACACCAACAACGGGAGGAATTGCTGCAGCAGCAGCATGTGCAGCGACAACAGGTGCTGCATCAGGTGCAGCAAGAGTATGAGCGCCATACGCAGGAAGTGGCTCAGATTCACGCACAGGCCGAAGCCGTGATCCGGGCTGTCCAAAACGGCCAGATTCCAAGCTTCATTCCGGGATTCCTACGGTTCGGAGTTGGTCCACCATGGCGCCCTCCGAACGGGCCCGGCGCTCCACCTCCTCCGG GAGCCGTTTAA